A portion of the Wolbachia endosymbiont of Oedothorax gibbosus genome contains these proteins:
- a CDS encoding helix-turn-helix domain-containing protein: MAPDSINYRVRQEVRNCRLKQGYTQKDLANKIGVKYWLILQYEKGGRRIPIKKLYAIAEALSTSARVLVSEQTDEKRCFENEGEGILNLVKIHKEIKDQELREIFYLLTKFIRISEEKSGKAVKIEVARGLVKEGVSAHVISRTTNLSISEYEEKKISIPYKVGQRIKEWRLRRGYTQEDLANKIGGITNVRQEACKEQLVKIQHG; the protein is encoded by the coding sequence GTGGCTCCTGATTCTATAAACTACAGAGTAAGGCAAGAAGTAAGAAATTGTAGGTTAAAGCAAGGATATACTCAGAAGGATCTAGCGAATAAAATCGGTGTAAAGTACTGGCTAATATTGCAATACGAAAAAGGTGGACGTAGAATTCCAATTAAAAAATTATATGCCATAGCAGAAGCATTATCAACAAGTGCTAGAGTTCTAGTTTCTGAACAAACAGACGAAAAAAGATGTTTTGAGAATGAAGGAGAAGGGATACTAAATCTAGTAAAAATACATAAAGAGATTAAGGATCAAGAATTACGCGAGATATTTTATTTATTAACCAAATTCATCCGTATTAGCGAGGAAAAAAGCGGAAAAGCGGTGAAAATAGAAGTAGCAAGGGGTTTAGTTAAAGAAGGAGTTTCTGCTCACGTTATCTCTCGAACAACCAATTTATCTATTAGTGAATATGAAGAGAAGAAGATTTCTATTCCGTATAAAGTAGGTCAAAGAATAAAAGAATGGAGATTGAGACGAGGATACACTCAGGAAGATTTAGCGAATAAAATCGGGGGGATAACAAATGTGCGCCAAGAAGCGTGTAAGGAACAGTTGGTGAAAATCCAACACGGGTAA
- a CDS encoding helix-turn-helix domain-containing protein, producing MAESLSYKVRQEIRNRRLRLGYTQKDLASKIGTKYQVILQYEKGTRRISINKLYELAEALSTTARDLACGQEVSKRYEEEEILNLVRRHKEIKDQELREIFYLLTKFIRISEEKSGKAVKIEVARGLVKAGVSAHVISRTTNLSISEYEEKKISIPYKVGQRIKEWRLRREYTQEDLANKVGITNQRIYEYEQGRAAVSLETLDEIAKVLSISIIDLLPESTEDENSEVGLSNLIEEYKKIESQELRDVLIKSLFEGIHVCNEKIREAKKVEVARNLIKEGISVDIISQTTGHKF from the coding sequence TTGGCAGAAAGCCTAAGCTACAAAGTTAGGCAAGAGATAAGAAATCGTAGATTAAGGCTGGGATATACTCAAAAAGATTTAGCAAGTAAAATTGGTACAAAATATCAGGTAATACTACAATATGAAAAAGGAACACGTAGAATTTCAATTAACAAATTATATGAGTTAGCAGAAGCATTATCAACAACTGCTAGAGATCTAGCTTGCGGACAAGAAGTATCAAAAAGGTATGAGGAAGAAGAGATATTAAATCTAGTAAGAAGACATAAAGAAATTAAGGATCAAGAATTACGCGAGATATTTTATTTATTAACCAAATTCATCCGTATTAGCGAGGAAAAAAGCGGAAAAGCGGTGAAAATAGAAGTAGCAAGGGGTTTAGTTAAGGCAGGAGTTTCTGCTCACGTTATCTCTCGAACAACCAATTTATCTATTAGTGAATATGAAGAGAAGAAGATTTCTATTCCGTATAAAGTAGGGCAAAGGATAAAAGAGTGGAGGTTGAGACGAGAGTATACCCAAGAAGATTTAGCAAACAAAGTCGGCATAACAAATCAAAGGATATACGAATATGAACAAGGGCGAGCTGCCGTTTCACTTGAAACATTAGATGAAATAGCAAAGGTATTATCAATCAGTATCATAGATCTACTTCCCGAATCAACAGAAGATGAAAATAGCGAAGTTGGGTTATCAAATTTGATAGAAGAATACAAAAAGATAGAGAGTCAGGAGTTACGAGATGTGCTGATCAAATCTTTGTTTGAAGGCATACATGTTTGTAATGAAAAGATTAGAGAAGCAAAGAAGGTTGAAGTTGCAAGGAATTTAATCAAAGAAGGAATTTCTGTTGATATTATCTCGCAAACGACTGGCCATAAGTTTTAA
- the cydB gene encoding cytochrome d ubiquinol oxidase subunit II, with product MFDFSSLINLPLIWGLLIAIAVLLYVLMDGFDLGIGILLPFAPSDKCRDHMISSIAPFWDGNETWLVLGGGGLFAAFPLAYSILMPAFYIPIIIMLLGLIVRGVSFEFRFKAEGKYRQLWDYAFHFGSLGAAFCQGMILGAFIHGVEVNGRNFSGGQFDWASAFSVMTGVAVIFGYALLGSTWLIMKTENITQEWARKVASYTLGFVGIFMGLVSVVTPFLNERIKNFWFSMPNFYYLFSIPLLTSWLFFMLWFDLQNTKREYRPFFLSIAIFFMGYLGLGISLYPWIVPFRYTILDAAASGPSLSLMLIVIIPLLPLILTYTSYSYYVFRGKSNYEHTY from the coding sequence ATGTTTGATTTTTCTTCCTTAATTAATTTACCCCTAATCTGGGGATTACTAATTGCCATAGCTGTTTTACTGTATGTTTTAATGGATGGGTTTGATTTAGGTATTGGTATTTTACTTCCTTTTGCACCGTCAGATAAATGCCGTGATCATATGATAAGCTCAATTGCACCATTTTGGGATGGAAACGAAACATGGTTGGTATTAGGTGGTGGAGGGTTGTTTGCTGCCTTTCCTCTTGCATATTCAATATTAATGCCTGCTTTTTATATTCCAATCATTATTATGCTGCTTGGCCTTATAGTGCGCGGAGTATCCTTTGAGTTTCGTTTTAAGGCAGAAGGAAAATACAGGCAATTATGGGATTATGCCTTTCATTTTGGGTCACTTGGTGCTGCATTTTGCCAGGGCATGATTTTAGGCGCATTTATACATGGTGTAGAAGTAAACGGACGCAACTTTTCTGGTGGCCAATTTGATTGGGCAAGTGCTTTTAGTGTAATGACAGGCGTTGCTGTGATATTTGGATATGCACTTTTAGGTTCTACATGGCTCATAATGAAGACAGAAAATATAACACAAGAATGGGCACGCAAGGTTGCTTCTTATACGCTTGGTTTTGTAGGTATTTTCATGGGACTAGTGAGTGTAGTGACACCATTTTTAAATGAACGTATTAAAAACTTTTGGTTTAGTATGCCAAATTTTTATTATTTATTTTCTATTCCATTACTCACATCTTGGCTATTTTTCATGCTGTGGTTTGATCTTCAGAATACTAAACGGGAGTACCGTCCATTCTTTCTCAGTATTGCTATTTTTTTTATGGGATATTTAGGTTTAGGAATTAGTCTCTATCCGTGGATCGTACCTTTTCGATATACCATTCTTGATGCAGCTGCTTCCGGGCCAAGTTTATCTTTAATGCTTATTGTTATAATACCGCTTTTACCGCTCATTTTAACTTACACTAGTTATTCCTATTATGTCTTTCGTGGAAAATCAAATTATGAACACACATATTAA
- a CDS encoding IS4 family transposase, producing MEAIMDQIERVLNLIKDEDLERLGKLSEVDKCNTKLLGKIIFKGLMKLILMGQKTSLRALEMVINRCIMDKNSDKSTVTYSGLSKRLKVINPEYFKGVYIDLMSKIKKLLPQKTSNNLHKFDSTIINLSGYLIKDGLKIGGKSNDSQVKVSVGLKDQLPTSIRFCKGQEESSEDIALVRAINEAKVEKEDILLFDRGIRKVGTFAEFDEKEYKFITRVKVGRKHDVISRNKVIGEQKSDGSEILEDIIVNLYRARGKVAEKHDLRLIKIRNKIGDEIWFLTNLFEMPAYEVTELYRRRWDIEVFFKFIKQNLGYKHFLSHTMNGMKVYIYMIIITALLFLVYKIKNNLHGFKIALLQFTLDLNDSFIRSIVLLSGGNLHAVNHLISRHF from the coding sequence ATGGAGGCAATAATGGATCAAATAGAAAGAGTACTAAATTTAATAAAAGATGAGGATTTAGAAAGGCTAGGAAAATTAAGTGAAGTAGATAAATGTAATACTAAATTGTTGGGCAAGATTATATTTAAAGGTCTAATGAAGTTAATATTAATGGGGCAAAAAACAAGCCTAAGAGCGCTAGAAATGGTAATAAACAGGTGTATAATGGATAAGAATAGCGATAAAAGTACAGTAACATACAGTGGTTTGTCAAAAAGGTTAAAAGTTATAAATCCAGAATATTTTAAGGGAGTATATATTGATTTGATGAGCAAGATTAAAAAGCTATTACCCCAAAAAACATCAAATAACTTACATAAGTTTGATTCGACGATCATAAATTTATCGGGATATCTCATAAAAGATGGGCTGAAAATAGGCGGTAAAAGTAACGATAGTCAAGTTAAAGTGAGTGTAGGATTAAAGGATCAATTGCCGACAAGTATAAGATTTTGTAAAGGACAAGAAGAAAGTAGTGAAGATATAGCATTAGTGAGAGCAATTAATGAAGCTAAAGTTGAAAAAGAGGATATTTTATTATTTGATAGAGGAATCAGAAAAGTTGGAACTTTTGCCGAATTTGATGAAAAGGAGTACAAATTTATCACAAGAGTTAAAGTAGGAAGAAAACATGATGTTATAAGCAGGAACAAAGTTATAGGAGAACAAAAATCGGATGGATCAGAGATTTTAGAAGATATAATAGTTAATCTTTATCGTGCACGAGGTAAAGTGGCAGAAAAGCATGATCTACGGCTAATAAAAATCAGAAATAAAATTGGAGATGAAATATGGTTTTTGACAAACTTGTTTGAAATGCCAGCTTATGAAGTAACAGAGCTATATAGGCGCAGATGGGATATAGAAGTGTTCTTTAAATTTATAAAGCAAAATCTTGGATATAAGCACTTTTTAAGCCATACTATGAATGGCATGAAGGTGTATATTTACATGATTATTATTACGGCTTTGTTATTTCTTGTTTATAAAATCAAAAATAATCTACATGGGTTCAAAATAGCATTACTGCAATTCACATTGGATCTAAATGACTCTTTTATACGTTCGATTGTTTTACTGTCGGGAGGTAATTTACATGCCGTCAATCACCTTATATCACGCCATTTTTGA
- the ltrA gene encoding group II intron reverse transcriptase/maturase, translating to MQGKLNQIAERAKQDKRVKFTSLVHLINEENLAECYKELKRNKACGIDRVTVEAYGENLEEKLKTLVDSMKRKQYQPQPVKKVYIPKAGSKEKRGLGIPSTEDKLVQIMLKKILENIYEANFMDNSYGFRPGRNCHQAINALDKAVMHKPINYIVEVDIKKFFDNVQHKWLMNCLRERIADPNLLWLIKRFLKAGIVEVGCYKATDQGTPQGGIVSPVLANIYLHYVLDLWFEKKFKPKARGYIQLIRFCDDFVVGCEMEEDAKEFLELLKQRLSKFGLEIAENKTKIVKFGKKEWYQAEREKRRTASFNFLGFTHYCGKSRNGKLMMKQKTSKISLARKIKEIKEWLKMVRSRICLKDWWQKLKAKLTGHYSYFGVSGNYRCLIQFYRPVTKLAFKWINRRSHKKSMDWEQFTYYLKVNPLPKPKIYASLYTGALV from the coding sequence ATGCAAGGAAAACTAAACCAGATAGCAGAAAGGGCTAAGCAAGATAAGCGAGTAAAATTTACATCGCTAGTTCATTTGATTAATGAAGAGAATCTTGCAGAGTGTTACAAGGAACTAAAACGCAACAAGGCTTGTGGTATAGATCGTGTGACAGTGGAAGCTTATGGAGAAAATCTAGAAGAGAAACTTAAAACACTAGTGGATAGTATGAAGAGAAAGCAATATCAACCGCAACCAGTGAAAAAGGTATACATACCCAAAGCTGGGAGCAAAGAGAAGCGCGGACTCGGAATACCGTCAACTGAAGATAAGTTGGTACAGATAATGCTAAAGAAGATATTAGAAAATATTTATGAAGCAAACTTTATGGACAATTCGTATGGATTTCGACCAGGAAGAAATTGTCATCAGGCGATAAACGCTCTAGATAAAGCAGTTATGCACAAACCAATTAACTATATTGTAGAAGTGGATATCAAGAAGTTCTTTGATAATGTTCAACATAAATGGCTAATGAATTGCCTAAGGGAACGAATAGCTGACCCAAATTTATTGTGGTTAATAAAACGATTTCTAAAGGCAGGAATAGTTGAAGTTGGATGTTATAAAGCAACCGATCAAGGCACACCACAAGGTGGTATAGTAAGCCCTGTATTAGCTAATATATACTTACACTATGTGCTGGACTTATGGTTTGAAAAGAAATTTAAGCCAAAAGCCAGAGGATATATACAGCTAATAAGGTTTTGCGACGATTTTGTAGTTGGCTGCGAGATGGAAGAAGACGCAAAAGAATTTCTAGAATTACTAAAACAAAGACTAAGTAAATTTGGGTTGGAAATAGCTGAAAATAAAACAAAAATAGTAAAGTTTGGTAAGAAAGAATGGTATCAAGCAGAAAGAGAGAAACGTAGGACGGCTAGCTTCAACTTTCTAGGATTTACACATTATTGTGGAAAAAGTCGTAATGGTAAACTTATGATGAAGCAGAAAACTTCAAAAATAAGCCTAGCCAGAAAGATTAAAGAAATCAAAGAGTGGTTGAAGATGGTACGAAGTCGTATCTGTCTCAAAGATTGGTGGCAGAAACTTAAAGCCAAACTAACAGGACACTATAGCTACTTCGGGGTTAGCGGAAATTATCGGTGTTTGATTCAATTCTATCGACCGGTAACAAAGCTAGCATTTAAGTGGATAAACCGACGTAGTCACAAGAAAAGTATGGATTGGGAACAGTTTACATACTATTTAAAAGTAAATCCACTACCAAAGCCAAAGATATATGCTTCTTTGTACACAGGAGCACTAGTGTGA
- a CDS encoding AAA family ATPase, with translation METKIEIYLFTSLILSRTMETKIYISYFMSPLFIGRQAELKQLLELTEKNTASFVVVKGRRRIGKSRLIQEFGKYFEQYYSFIGLPPEKHTTISHQLNEFSRQVARQFNTSFARYDDWSDLLWSVGERLLSGKILLLFDEISWMGSKDPTFLGKIKNFWDTQLKNNNKLIFVVCGSASSWIEKNILSSTGFVGRISLTLTLGELSLSDCNEFWPKNISAYEKFKVLAVTGGIPKYLEEVNFKHSAEENIKKLCFTKGGFLVEEFNQIFSDLFMRKTAFYKQIVRALSTGAKEQEEICATLNIVRHGRISEYLYELELAGFIAKDHTWSIKTGTDSRLRRYRLQDNYLRFYLKYIEKDLGKISRDTYYIGFLPEWYTIIGLQFENLVLNNRKSIHNILGIDGIISENPFFQKRTRNSAGCQIDYMIQTKFNTLYICEIKFSKDKIGHSIIQEVQKKIDALNRPKGFSCRPVLIHVNDVSDDVMDSGYFSHIIDFGKLLNCK, from the coding sequence ATGGAGACAAAGATCGAAATTTATTTATTTACGTCTCTAATTTTATCACGTACAATGGAGACAAAGATTTATATTTCGTATTTTATGTCTCCATTATTTATTGGTAGGCAAGCTGAGTTAAAGCAACTACTGGAACTTACAGAAAAAAATACTGCTTCTTTTGTAGTAGTCAAAGGAAGGCGTCGTATAGGAAAAAGTCGTTTAATTCAAGAGTTTGGTAAGTATTTTGAGCAATATTACTCATTTATAGGTTTGCCACCAGAAAAGCATACTACAATATCCCACCAACTTAATGAATTTTCTAGACAAGTTGCTAGACAATTTAATACGTCTTTTGCTAGATATGATGATTGGAGTGATTTACTATGGTCAGTTGGTGAACGTCTACTATCAGGGAAAATATTATTGCTATTTGATGAAATTTCTTGGATGGGCTCAAAAGATCCAACTTTTTTAGGCAAAATAAAAAATTTTTGGGATACGCAGCTAAAAAATAATAACAAGCTAATTTTCGTTGTTTGTGGATCAGCTTCATCCTGGATCGAGAAAAATATACTTAGTAGTACTGGCTTCGTAGGAAGAATATCGTTAACTTTAACACTCGGAGAATTATCGCTTTCTGATTGCAATGAATTTTGGCCAAAAAACATTTCAGCATATGAAAAGTTTAAGGTGCTTGCAGTAACTGGCGGAATTCCAAAGTATTTAGAGGAGGTAAATTTTAAACATAGCGCTGAAGAAAATATTAAAAAGCTTTGTTTTACAAAAGGTGGGTTTTTAGTTGAAGAATTTAATCAAATATTCTCAGATTTATTCATGCGAAAAACGGCTTTTTATAAGCAAATAGTCAGAGCTCTTTCTACTGGAGCTAAAGAACAAGAAGAAATTTGTGCTACTTTAAATATCGTAAGACATGGACGCATTTCTGAGTATCTATATGAACTTGAGCTTGCTGGTTTTATTGCAAAGGATCATACTTGGAGTATAAAAACGGGTACTGATTCACGACTCAGGAGGTACAGACTTCAAGATAATTATTTAAGGTTTTATCTAAAATATATCGAAAAAGATCTAGGAAAAATTAGTCGTGACACCTATTATATAGGGTTCTTACCAGAGTGGTATACAATTATTGGGCTTCAATTTGAAAATTTGGTGCTGAACAATAGAAAGAGTATACATAATATCTTAGGAATTGATGGAATAATAAGCGAGAATCCATTTTTTCAGAAAAGAACGCGTAATAGTGCAGGTTGTCAAATTGATTATATGATTCAAACGAAGTTTAACACTCTCTACATTTGCGAAATCAAATTTTCAAAAGATAAAATTGGTCATTCAATAATACAAGAGGTACAAAAGAAAATAGATGCACTAAATCGTCCAAAAGGCTTTTCATGTCGTCCAGTCCTTATCCACGTTAATGATGTAAGTGATGATGTTATGGATAGCGGTTACTTTTCACATATAATTGATTTTGGAAAGTTATTGAATTGTAAGTAA
- a CDS encoding cytochrome ubiquinol oxidase subunit I has protein sequence MFKFDSLLLARIQFAFTIGFHIIFPAFTIGLASFLAFLEWCWLKTGDTRFRDVYKFWIKIFAVAFGMGVVSGVVMSYQLGTNWSIFSDRIANVLGPLFSFEVLTAFFLESSFLGIMLFGWNRVSPRMHFVSTCIVAVGTLISAFWIIAANSWMQTPAGLTIGENGLLYPTNWLEIIFNPSFPYRFIHMVTAAYLTTAFVVGGVGAFYLWRKLYAPQARIMLGMATIMVALAAPFQLFMGDRHGLNTLKHQPAKIAAMEGIWETEKGAGLLLFAYPDQQNEINHYEIKIPNLASLILTRDFLGEVKGLKEWKKEDRPPVVWVFWSFRVMVGIGILMIMIGLVSVIQYFRGKLFQSCFLHGWWISMMPSGFIALLAGWFTTEIGRQPYTVYGIMRTIESFSPAITGFQVAWSLIAFIVMYTLIFGAGSYYILKLIYKGIPVIKEEEQFYKHGIGASVIESGKGNNHV, from the coding sequence ATGTTTAAATTTGATTCTTTACTATTAGCTCGAATTCAGTTCGCCTTTACAATAGGCTTTCACATTATATTTCCTGCTTTCACGATCGGACTTGCAAGTTTTCTAGCCTTTTTGGAATGGTGTTGGCTTAAGACTGGTGATACACGTTTCCGTGATGTTTATAAATTCTGGATCAAGATTTTTGCCGTTGCTTTTGGCATGGGAGTGGTGTCTGGAGTTGTAATGTCATATCAACTTGGTACCAATTGGTCAATTTTTTCTGACCGCATAGCCAATGTTCTCGGCCCTCTATTTTCCTTTGAAGTTTTAACAGCTTTTTTTCTAGAATCATCTTTTTTAGGCATTATGTTGTTTGGATGGAATAGGGTAAGTCCTCGTATGCACTTTGTTTCTACTTGTATCGTTGCAGTGGGGACGCTTATTTCAGCTTTCTGGATTATTGCAGCCAATAGTTGGATGCAAACACCCGCTGGACTCACGATTGGTGAGAATGGTCTTCTATATCCAACCAATTGGTTAGAGATTATTTTTAATCCTTCTTTCCCTTATCGCTTTATTCATATGGTAACAGCAGCCTATCTTACAACAGCTTTTGTGGTTGGTGGTGTAGGAGCATTTTATCTTTGGAGAAAACTATATGCTCCTCAAGCAAGAATTATGCTTGGTATGGCAACCATTATGGTCGCTTTAGCTGCACCTTTTCAGCTGTTCATGGGGGATAGGCATGGATTAAATACACTAAAGCATCAACCTGCTAAGATTGCTGCAATGGAAGGTATATGGGAAACCGAAAAAGGGGCTGGCTTACTCTTGTTTGCTTATCCGGATCAGCAAAATGAAATTAATCACTACGAGATAAAAATTCCTAATCTTGCCAGCTTGATCTTAACACGTGATTTTTTAGGAGAAGTAAAAGGATTAAAGGAATGGAAAAAAGAAGATAGACCACCTGTGGTATGGGTATTTTGGTCCTTCCGTGTAATGGTTGGAATCGGAATTTTAATGATTATGATTGGATTAGTTAGTGTTATACAATACTTTCGTGGTAAGCTATTCCAAAGTTGTTTCTTACATGGATGGTGGATATCAATGATGCCGTCTGGGTTCATAGCGTTACTTGCAGGTTGGTTTACTACTGAAATTGGTCGTCAACCTTACACTGTATATGGAATTATGCGCACAATTGAATCATTTTCACCTGCGATTACCGGTTTTCAGGTTGCATGGTCTTTGATTGCATTTATCGTTATGTATACCCTTATATTTGGAGCAGGCAGTTACTATATCCTGAAACTTATATACAAAGGAATTCCCGTCATTAAAGAAGAAGAGCAATTTTATAAACACGGTATTGGAGCTTCAGTAATTGAATCTGGAAAGGGCAACAATCATGTTTGA
- a CDS encoding RadC family protein, which yields MNNNNKSKDRREEIEFRALVSKGHALLDREIIETFLSGAHDGVEASIIAERLMDRFKGIGRISSLEIDDLKTIEGVTDSTVTAILCLKEALKRVPREELKKGPVIGGNLEKLVEYLKACIGHLEKECTIIIYLDQKFHLIGETVYVGKKDSVPICIHEVARKAIIEKAKLMIMSHNHPCGSLKPSDEDLAVTKKLAEACKTIEIRLYDHIIVTSKSYLSLKKEGLL from the coding sequence ATGAATAATAACAATAAAAGTAAAGATCGTAGAGAAGAAATAGAGTTCAGAGCATTGGTAAGCAAAGGACATGCTTTACTAGATCGTGAAATAATAGAAACGTTTCTGAGTGGAGCGCATGATGGGGTCGAAGCTAGCATTATTGCTGAAAGGCTAATGGATCGTTTTAAAGGAATAGGAAGGATTTCAAGTCTGGAAATAGATGACCTGAAAACTATAGAAGGGGTAACCGACTCTACAGTTACAGCAATTTTATGTCTTAAGGAAGCTTTAAAGAGGGTGCCGAGAGAAGAGTTAAAGAAAGGACCAGTAATAGGTGGTAACTTAGAAAAGCTCGTAGAATATTTAAAGGCATGTATAGGTCATTTAGAAAAGGAATGTACAATAATAATATATTTGGATCAAAAGTTCCATTTAATAGGGGAAACAGTGTATGTTGGTAAAAAGGATAGTGTACCTATTTGCATACATGAAGTGGCAAGAAAAGCAATAATAGAAAAAGCAAAGTTAATGATAATGTCGCACAACCACCCATGCGGAAGTTTAAAGCCATCTGACGAGGATCTAGCTGTAACTAAAAAATTGGCTGAAGCCTGTAAGACTATAGAGATTAGGTTATATGACCACATTATCGTTACAAGTAAAAGCTATCTTAGTCTGAAGAAAGAAGGACTGTTATAG
- a CDS encoding Rpn family recombination-promoting nuclease/putative transposase yields the protein MALSKFLDARNDCAFKRIFGTEKNKDILIHFLNDILGFTGLAAIQDVQFLATILDPEIAAKKQSIVDVLCKDSQGSRYIIEMQFTKTKGFEKRAQYYAAKAYSSQADQGDDYHNLKEIIFIAVADCIIFPDKAEYKSNHVILDKNSFEHDLKDFYFVFIELPKFTKTKEDQLENIVEKWCYFFRYAAETNEEDLDKIIGSDVIIKRAYEEMNKFNWSEEELLAYEQMKKRIMDEIAAFAQKFDEGLKVGHEKGREEGILIGHEKGREEGIQIGEEKGEKQAKIAVAKEMLADKMDINTIAKFTGLPVSKIERLQK from the coding sequence ATGGCTCTTTCGAAATTTCTTGACGCACGAAATGATTGCGCCTTCAAGAGAATATTTGGCACCGAGAAGAATAAAGATATCCTAATTCATTTCTTAAACGATATTTTAGGCTTTACTGGCTTAGCTGCTATTCAGGACGTTCAATTTTTAGCTACCATTTTGGATCCTGAGATTGCCGCTAAAAAGCAGAGTATTGTCGATGTTCTTTGTAAAGACTCTCAAGGTTCAAGATATATTATAGAAATGCAATTCACTAAGACTAAGGGCTTCGAAAAACGTGCTCAATATTATGCTGCTAAAGCCTATTCAAGTCAAGCAGATCAAGGTGATGATTACCATAACCTCAAGGAAATAATCTTTATAGCTGTTGCTGATTGCATTATTTTTCCAGATAAGGCTGAGTACAAATCTAATCATGTCATCTTAGATAAGAATAGCTTTGAACACGACTTAAAGGATTTTTACTTCGTATTTATAGAGTTACCAAAATTTACAAAAACGAAAGAAGATCAATTAGAAAATATAGTAGAAAAATGGTGTTACTTTTTTCGCTATGCAGCAGAAACAAACGAAGAGGACCTAGATAAAATAATTGGTAGTGACGTCATCATAAAACGAGCTTATGAAGAGATGAATAAGTTTAATTGGTCAGAAGAAGAGTTACTAGCATATGAACAAATGAAAAAACGCATAATGGATGAGATAGCTGCTTTTGCTCAAAAGTTTGATGAGGGTCTTAAGGTTGGACACGAAAAAGGCAGAGAAGAAGGCATCCTAATCGGTCATGAAAAAGGCAGAGAAGAAGGTATTCAAATTGGTGAAGAAAAGGGCGAAAAACAGGCTAAAATAGCAGTGGCTAAGGAGATGCTTGCTGATAAAATGGATATCAATACTATTGCCAAATTTACTGGGTTACCGGTCAGTAAAATTGAAAGGCTTCAAAAATAA
- a CDS encoding leucine-rich repeat domain-containing protein, whose protein sequence is MDFNEHVRDSVLYYHCAENISELVSFLQNRTDITKVSLHGAEIGNEGAKELANLTNLTELDLSYNNIGDEGAKALANLTNLTKLDLGWNKIGAEGAKALANLTNLTKLDLGWNKIGAEGAKALANLTNLTELDLQSNNIGAEGAKGISVESIKNGVI, encoded by the coding sequence ATGGATTTTAATGAACATGTTAGGGACAGTGTCCTTTATTATCATTGCGCCGAAAACATAAGTGAACTAGTAAGCTTTTTACAAAATAGGACAGACATTACAAAAGTTAGCTTGCACGGGGCAGAGATTGGCAATGAAGGTGCAAAAGAATTAGCCAATCTTACAAACCTTACTGAACTTGATTTATCATACAACAATATTGGTGATGAAGGTGCAAAAGCTTTAGCTAATCTTACAAACCTTACTAAACTTGATTTAGGATGGAATAAGATTGGTGCTGAAGGTGCAAAAGCTTTAGCTAATCTTACAAACCTTACTAAACTTGATTTAGGATGGAATAAGATTGGTGCTGAAGGTGCAAAAGCTTTAGCTAATCTTACAAACCTTACTGAACTTGATTTACAAAGTAACAATATTGGTGCTGAAGGTGCAAAAGGCATAAGTGTTGAAAGTATCAAAAATGGCGTGATATAA